The proteins below are encoded in one region of Paenarthrobacter ilicis:
- a CDS encoding bifunctional nuclease family protein yields the protein MIEVEIVGVRIELPSNQPLVLLREINGERHVPIWIGTPEASAIALAQQGVVPPRPMTHDLLVDIVESLGHSIISVNIVAVEDNIFYGQLQFDDGTVVSSRASDALALALRAKCRIWCADSVMEEAGVRITEHDDGEESEQPAPVDEEREMRRFREFLDDVEPEDFEG from the coding sequence ATGATCGAGGTCGAGATTGTTGGTGTCCGTATTGAGCTTCCCTCGAACCAGCCACTGGTGCTGCTGCGGGAGATCAACGGGGAGCGGCACGTTCCCATCTGGATCGGAACACCTGAGGCCAGTGCCATCGCTTTGGCCCAGCAGGGTGTCGTCCCGCCGCGGCCCATGACGCACGATCTCCTGGTGGACATTGTGGAGTCCCTGGGGCATTCCATCATCAGCGTCAACATCGTTGCCGTTGAGGACAATATTTTCTACGGCCAGTTGCAGTTCGACGACGGCACCGTGGTCAGTTCGCGCGCTTCGGACGCGCTGGCGCTGGCGCTGCGGGCGAAGTGCCGGATCTGGTGTGCGGACTCTGTCATGGAGGAAGCCGGAGTGCGTATCACCGAACACGACGACGGTGAAGAATCCGAGCAGCCCGCTCCCGTGGACGAGGAGCGCGAGATGCGCCGTTTCCGCGAGTTCCTGGACGATGTTGAGCCCGAGGATTTCGAAGGCTGA
- a CDS encoding MerR family transcriptional regulator codes for MSPKGEAGELKQPSAGIAAPASGAQGLLFTEDLPVLDEDAGYRGPTACKAAGITYRQLDYWARTGLVEPAVRGAAGSGSQRLYGFRDILVLKVVKRLLDTGVSLQQIRTAVEHLRERGVEDLAQITLMSDGASVYECTSADEVIDLVQGGQGVFGIAVGRVWREVEGSLAALPSEHAAEQSFPDDELSKRRVARRIS; via the coding sequence GTGAGTCCGAAAGGCGAAGCAGGCGAGCTGAAGCAGCCCTCTGCCGGCATTGCTGCGCCCGCATCCGGCGCCCAGGGTCTGCTCTTCACGGAGGACCTTCCGGTACTGGACGAGGACGCGGGATACCGCGGCCCCACTGCGTGCAAGGCCGCAGGGATCACGTACCGCCAACTCGACTATTGGGCCCGCACCGGCTTGGTGGAGCCCGCCGTCCGCGGTGCCGCAGGCTCCGGCTCCCAGCGACTCTATGGCTTCCGTGACATCCTGGTCCTCAAAGTGGTCAAGAGGCTCCTGGACACCGGCGTGTCCCTCCAGCAGATCCGCACCGCCGTTGAGCATTTGCGGGAACGGGGCGTTGAAGACCTCGCCCAGATCACCCTGATGAGTGATGGTGCGAGCGTTTACGAATGTACTTCCGCGGATGAAGTCATTGATTTGGTCCAGGGCGGGCAAGGCGTCTTCGGCATCGCCGTGGGACGTGTATGGCGGGAAGTTGAGGGAAGCCTCGCCGCACTTCCAAGCGAGCACGCCGCTGAGCAGTCCTTTCCCGACGACGAATTGAGCAAGCGGCGCGTAGCCCGCCGTATCAGCTGA
- a CDS encoding AAA family ATPase has translation MQVVSISSLKGGVGKTSVTTGLASAALAAGIPTLVVDLDPHADATTALGVQPGSQLDIGRMLKSPRRARIQENVAGSSWVSNGSGGGTLDVAVGSAYTGIYDRPDLGRRDLRRLSTVLAGATGYELVLVDCPPSLNGLTRMAWSASDRVVLVAEPGLFSVAGTERTMRAIQLFRQEFAPQLAPAGIVANRVRTGSVEHTFRLAEMESMFGELLLTPHIPEQANWQQIQGAAHAVHHWPGDSAKNSAKLFDDLLQNMLNRKASRVN, from the coding sequence GTGCAAGTAGTCAGCATCAGCAGCCTCAAAGGTGGAGTGGGAAAGACGTCCGTGACCACCGGCCTGGCGTCAGCGGCCCTCGCAGCCGGAATCCCCACCCTTGTAGTGGACCTGGATCCGCACGCCGACGCCACCACGGCCCTTGGCGTACAGCCGGGATCCCAATTGGACATCGGCCGGATGTTGAAGTCACCGCGCAGGGCCCGGATCCAGGAGAACGTGGCTGGAAGCAGTTGGGTCTCCAACGGTTCCGGCGGCGGAACCTTGGATGTGGCCGTTGGATCCGCCTACACGGGAATCTACGATCGCCCGGACCTGGGCCGTCGCGACCTCCGCCGCCTGTCCACCGTGCTGGCAGGTGCCACTGGTTACGAACTGGTCCTTGTTGACTGCCCGCCGTCATTGAACGGACTGACCCGCATGGCGTGGAGCGCCAGTGACCGTGTTGTCCTGGTGGCAGAACCCGGCCTGTTCTCCGTTGCCGGAACAGAGCGCACCATGAGGGCAATCCAGCTCTTCCGTCAGGAGTTCGCCCCGCAACTGGCTCCCGCGGGCATCGTGGCCAACAGGGTCCGCACGGGCTCGGTGGAGCATACCTTCCGCCTCGCGGAGATGGAGTCGATGTTCGGGGAACTGCTGCTGACACCGCATATCCCGGAGCAAGCCAACTGGCAACAGATCCAGGGCGCCGCCCACGCGGTTCACCACTGGCCGGGCGACTCTGCAAAGAACTCCGCCAAGCTTTTCGATGACCTTCTCCAGAACATGCTGAACAGAAAGGCCAGCCGGGTCAATTGA
- a CDS encoding pyruvate carboxylase, with protein MFSKILVANRGEIAIRAFRAGYELGAKTVAVFPHEDRNSIHRQKADEAYLIGETGHPVRAYLDVEEVVRVAKEAGADAIYPGYGFLSENPDLARAAKAAGITFVGPPAEVLELAGNKVAALEAARKAGVPVLKSSKPSKDLDELIAAADEIGFPIFAKAVAGGGGRGMRRVETREALPDALQAAMREADAAFGDPTMFLEQAVLRPRHIEVQILADAEGNVMHLFERDCSLQRRHQKVVEIAPAPNLDENIRQALYRDAVAFAKALNYVNAGTVEFLVDTEGERAGQHVFIEMNPRIQVEHTVTEEITDVDLVQAQMRIASGQTLADLGLSQETVSIKGAALQCRITTEDPANGFRPDVGRITGYRSAGGAGVRLDGGTVYSGAEISPHFDSMLVKLTCRGRDYPAAVARARRGLAEFRIRGVSTNIPFLQAVLADPDFNAGNVATDFIDKRPELLKSHISADRGTKLLTWLADVTVNKPNGELKVHTDPASKLPAIEGPVPTSGSRQKLQELGPEGFAKALREQQAVAVTDTTFRDAHQSLLATRVRTRDLVAAGPAVTALMPELLSVEAWGGATYDVALRFLGEDPWDRLAALRQALPNTCIQMLLRGRNTVGYTPYPEEVTEAFVNEAAATGIDIFRIFDALNDVDQMAPAIRAVRATGTAVAEVALCYTGNLLDPNEDLYTLDYYLDLAQKIVDAGAHILAIKDMAGLLRPAAAAKLVTALRDRFDLPVHLHTHDTAGGQLATLLAAVDAGVDAVDVAAASLAGTTSQPAASALVAALANTPRDTGLSLGNVGAMEPYWEAVRRVYAPFESGLPGPTGRVYQHEIPGGQLSNLRQQAIALGLGEQFEAIEDMYTAADRILGRLVKVTPSSKVVGDLALHLVGLNADPADFNENPQNYDIPDSVIGFLSGELGNPPGGWPEPFRTKALQGRSVKVRDVEISAEDSAALKGDSKTRQHTLNRLLFAGPTKDFLKSVDTYGNISVLDTRDYLYGFQHGEEHVIELEKGVRLIAQLEAVSEADEKGMRTVMCTLNGQSRPVVVRDRSVVSNVKAAEKADPAEPGQVAAPFAGAVTVTVKAGDIVNAGDTVATIEAMKMEASITTPVAGTVSRLAISSVEQVQGGDLLLVIG; from the coding sequence ATGTTTTCGAAAATTCTGGTGGCCAATCGCGGCGAGATCGCGATCAGGGCGTTTCGCGCTGGTTATGAACTGGGCGCCAAGACAGTTGCCGTCTTCCCGCACGAGGATCGCAACTCGATCCACCGTCAGAAGGCCGACGAAGCCTATTTGATCGGCGAGACGGGTCACCCCGTCCGCGCCTACCTTGACGTTGAGGAGGTTGTCCGTGTCGCCAAAGAAGCCGGCGCTGACGCCATTTACCCCGGTTACGGTTTCCTGTCCGAGAACCCTGACCTTGCCCGTGCAGCCAAGGCTGCAGGCATCACCTTCGTGGGACCGCCTGCGGAAGTCCTGGAGCTTGCCGGCAACAAGGTGGCAGCACTTGAGGCCGCCCGCAAAGCCGGCGTCCCGGTCCTGAAGTCCAGCAAGCCCTCCAAGGACCTTGATGAACTGATCGCCGCGGCGGATGAGATCGGCTTCCCGATCTTCGCCAAGGCCGTGGCCGGCGGTGGTGGACGTGGCATGCGTCGCGTGGAGACACGTGAAGCCCTGCCTGATGCCCTGCAGGCTGCCATGCGCGAAGCCGACGCAGCCTTTGGCGATCCCACCATGTTCCTGGAACAGGCTGTCTTGCGTCCCCGGCACATTGAAGTGCAGATCCTTGCGGACGCCGAGGGCAACGTGATGCACCTGTTCGAGCGCGATTGTTCCCTTCAGCGCCGTCACCAGAAGGTGGTGGAGATCGCTCCGGCACCCAACCTGGACGAAAACATCCGCCAGGCCCTGTACAGGGATGCTGTGGCTTTCGCCAAGGCCCTGAACTACGTCAACGCAGGAACGGTCGAGTTCCTGGTGGACACCGAGGGGGAGCGTGCCGGACAGCACGTCTTCATCGAAATGAACCCCCGTATCCAGGTGGAGCACACTGTCACCGAGGAAATCACGGACGTTGACCTGGTGCAGGCTCAGATGCGCATTGCCTCGGGCCAGACACTGGCCGACCTTGGCCTCAGCCAGGAAACGGTCTCCATTAAGGGCGCGGCCCTCCAGTGCCGCATCACCACGGAGGACCCGGCCAACGGCTTCCGTCCCGATGTCGGCAGGATCACCGGCTACCGCTCAGCAGGCGGCGCTGGTGTGAGGCTCGACGGCGGTACGGTCTACTCGGGCGCGGAGATCAGCCCGCACTTCGACTCAATGCTGGTCAAGCTGACCTGCCGCGGACGGGATTACCCGGCTGCTGTGGCCCGCGCCCGCCGTGGCCTGGCCGAGTTCCGTATCCGTGGCGTGTCCACCAACATCCCCTTCCTCCAGGCAGTCCTGGCTGACCCGGACTTCAATGCCGGCAACGTGGCTACCGACTTCATCGACAAGCGCCCCGAACTGCTGAAGTCCCACATCTCCGCAGACCGTGGAACCAAGCTCCTCACCTGGCTCGCGGACGTCACGGTCAACAAGCCGAACGGCGAACTGAAGGTCCACACCGATCCCGCCAGCAAACTCCCGGCCATTGAAGGACCGGTTCCCACGTCCGGCTCGCGCCAGAAGCTGCAGGAACTGGGACCGGAAGGCTTCGCGAAGGCACTGCGTGAACAGCAGGCCGTGGCAGTCACGGACACCACCTTCAGGGACGCGCACCAGTCGCTGCTGGCCACCCGTGTCCGCACCCGCGACCTGGTTGCGGCCGGCCCGGCAGTGACGGCCTTGATGCCGGAACTGCTCTCAGTGGAAGCCTGGGGTGGCGCCACCTACGACGTCGCGCTTCGGTTCCTTGGCGAAGATCCGTGGGACCGGTTGGCAGCCTTGCGCCAGGCCCTGCCCAACACCTGTATCCAAATGCTTCTCCGCGGGCGCAACACGGTGGGTTACACGCCCTACCCCGAAGAGGTCACCGAAGCTTTCGTGAACGAAGCCGCGGCAACAGGCATCGATATCTTCCGTATCTTCGACGCCCTCAACGATGTGGACCAGATGGCACCGGCCATCAGGGCTGTGCGGGCCACCGGCACGGCAGTTGCTGAAGTGGCACTGTGCTACACGGGCAACCTCCTTGATCCCAACGAGGACCTGTACACGCTGGACTACTACCTGGACCTGGCCCAAAAGATCGTGGACGCCGGCGCCCACATCCTGGCCATCAAGGACATGGCAGGCCTGCTGCGTCCTGCTGCTGCCGCCAAGTTGGTCACTGCGCTCCGTGATCGCTTCGACCTTCCGGTTCACCTGCACACGCACGACACCGCCGGTGGCCAGCTCGCAACGCTGCTTGCCGCCGTCGATGCCGGAGTCGACGCCGTTGACGTTGCTGCAGCGTCGTTGGCAGGAACCACCAGCCAGCCGGCCGCTTCGGCGCTGGTTGCGGCCTTGGCCAACACTCCCCGGGACACCGGCTTGAGCCTGGGCAACGTCGGCGCCATGGAGCCCTACTGGGAAGCAGTCCGCAGGGTCTACGCTCCCTTCGAGTCCGGATTGCCGGGTCCCACGGGCCGTGTCTACCAGCACGAAATTCCCGGTGGCCAGCTGTCCAACCTCCGCCAGCAGGCGATTGCCCTTGGCCTGGGGGAGCAGTTCGAAGCCATTGAGGATATGTACACAGCAGCCGACCGGATCCTCGGCCGGCTGGTCAAGGTGACACCGTCCTCGAAGGTGGTGGGCGACCTGGCACTGCACCTGGTGGGACTGAACGCAGATCCCGCGGACTTCAACGAGAATCCGCAGAACTACGACATCCCGGACTCCGTGATCGGCTTCCTGTCCGGCGAACTCGGAAATCCTCCCGGAGGATGGCCGGAACCCTTCCGCACCAAGGCCCTCCAGGGTCGCAGCGTCAAGGTACGCGACGTGGAGATCAGCGCCGAGGACAGTGCCGCCCTCAAGGGTGATTCGAAGACCCGCCAGCACACGCTGAACCGGTTGCTCTTCGCCGGTCCCACCAAGGACTTCCTGAAGAGCGTTGACACCTACGGCAACATCTCGGTGCTGGACACCCGTGACTACCTCTACGGTTTCCAGCACGGTGAAGAGCACGTGATCGAGCTGGAGAAGGGTGTACGCCTTATCGCCCAGCTGGAGGCCGTGTCCGAGGCCGATGAGAAGGGCATGCGAACCGTCATGTGTACCCTCAACGGCCAGTCACGTCCCGTGGTTGTCCGCGACCGTTCCGTGGTCAGCAACGTGAAGGCCGCAGAGAAGGCGGATCCCGCAGAGCCCGGCCAGGTTGCAGCACCGTTTGCCGGTGCGGTGACCGTCACGGTCAAGGCCGGGGACATCGTCAATGCGGGCGACACCGTTGCCACCATTGAGGCCATGAAGATGGAAGCTTCCATCACGACGCCGGTGGCGGGCACCGTTTCCCGCCTCGCCATCTCCTCGGTGGAGCAGGTCCAGGGCGGCGACCTGCTGCTGGTGATCGGCTAA
- a CDS encoding AMP-binding protein, producing the protein MREISVPPLVSIAPDTNVTDFVTRAAEKPSNPALFSTLDSSGNWQDIRATDFLADVQSLAKGLIASGVGLGDRVGIMSRTRYEWSLVDFAIWFAGAVSVPIYETSSPSQVAWNLGDSGAVAAFGESAHHENIIRQAVAAEDIASVANVWQLEGAGLDALRSAGAGVPDEELESRRSAAGLADLATIIYTSGTTGRPKGCELTHGNFVELSENARASLPEIINESGKTIMFLPLAHVFARFISVLAVAGGVTVAHTPDIKNLLADLQSYQPTFILAVPRVFEKVYNSALTKAEDGGKGAIFHRAADTAIAYSRARQDGSVGFGLKIKHAVFDKLVYSKLRAAMGGHVAHAVSGGGPLGERLGHFFQGIGLQILEGYGLTETTAPISVNTPSMIRIGTVGAPLPGNSVKIADDGEILTKGVCVMRGYFNRPDLTAETFADGWFRTGDIGELDSNGFLKITGRKKEIIVTAGGKNVVPALLEDQIRADALVSQVLVVGDNRPFIGALVTLDEEALPGWLERHGLPASTSLNDAADHAVVKAAVQELVSKANQSVSQAEAIKSFRIVPADFTEASGHLTPSLKVKRAQVMKDFDAVIEEMYLAPRAS; encoded by the coding sequence GTGCGTGAAATCAGTGTTCCTCCCCTCGTGAGCATCGCCCCGGACACCAACGTCACGGACTTCGTGACGCGGGCGGCAGAGAAGCCATCCAACCCTGCGTTGTTTTCCACGCTGGACAGCAGCGGCAACTGGCAGGACATCCGTGCAACGGACTTCCTGGCGGACGTGCAGAGCCTCGCGAAAGGCCTCATTGCGTCCGGCGTGGGCTTGGGCGACCGGGTGGGCATCATGTCCCGGACACGCTACGAATGGTCCTTGGTGGATTTCGCCATCTGGTTTGCCGGAGCTGTGTCGGTGCCCATCTACGAGACGTCCTCGCCATCGCAGGTGGCGTGGAACCTTGGCGATTCGGGAGCGGTGGCGGCTTTTGGCGAATCAGCGCACCACGAGAACATCATCCGCCAAGCCGTGGCAGCGGAGGACATCGCTTCCGTGGCCAACGTCTGGCAGCTTGAAGGTGCCGGCCTTGACGCCCTGCGCTCCGCAGGAGCAGGAGTTCCGGACGAGGAACTGGAAAGCCGCCGCTCCGCCGCAGGCTTGGCGGACCTTGCCACCATCATTTACACCTCAGGCACCACCGGCCGGCCCAAGGGCTGCGAATTGACGCACGGCAACTTTGTGGAACTCTCCGAGAACGCACGGGCCTCCCTTCCGGAGATCATCAATGAGTCCGGCAAGACCATCATGTTCCTGCCGCTGGCCCACGTCTTTGCACGCTTCATCTCCGTACTGGCCGTGGCGGGCGGTGTCACCGTGGCTCACACCCCGGACATCAAGAATCTGCTGGCCGACCTTCAGAGCTACCAGCCCACGTTTATCCTGGCTGTACCCCGCGTCTTCGAAAAGGTTTACAACTCCGCACTGACCAAGGCAGAGGACGGTGGCAAGGGCGCCATCTTCCACCGGGCAGCGGATACCGCAATCGCCTACTCCAGGGCCCGCCAGGACGGTTCGGTCGGGTTTGGCCTGAAGATCAAACACGCCGTGTTCGACAAACTGGTCTACTCCAAGCTCCGTGCCGCCATGGGTGGCCACGTGGCCCATGCAGTGTCCGGCGGCGGCCCGCTGGGAGAACGCCTGGGACACTTCTTCCAAGGTATCGGCCTCCAGATTCTGGAAGGTTACGGCCTGACGGAAACCACGGCGCCGATCTCGGTCAATACCCCCTCCATGATCCGGATCGGGACAGTGGGCGCTCCGCTTCCCGGCAACTCGGTCAAGATCGCGGACGACGGCGAGATTCTCACCAAGGGCGTCTGCGTCATGCGGGGTTACTTCAACCGCCCCGACCTCACGGCAGAGACGTTTGCCGACGGCTGGTTCCGCACCGGCGATATCGGTGAGTTGGACAGCAACGGCTTCCTTAAAATTACCGGTCGCAAGAAGGAAATCATTGTTACAGCGGGCGGCAAGAACGTGGTTCCGGCACTGTTGGAGGACCAGATCCGCGCGGATGCACTGGTCTCCCAGGTCCTGGTGGTGGGAGACAACCGTCCCTTCATCGGGGCTCTGGTGACCCTGGATGAGGAAGCCCTGCCCGGCTGGTTGGAACGGCACGGACTTCCCGCGTCCACAAGCCTCAACGACGCCGCAGACCACGCAGTGGTGAAGGCAGCGGTCCAGGAACTGGTCAGCAAAGCCAACCAATCCGTTTCCCAGGCCGAGGCCATCAAATCCTTCAGGATTGTTCCAGCTGACTTCACGGAAGCCTCCGGCCACCTCACTCCATCGCTGAAGGTCAAGCGTGCGCAGGTCATGAAGGACTTCGACGCCGTGATTGAGGAAATGTACTTGGCACCCCGCGCCTCCTGA
- a CDS encoding ROK family protein — protein sequence MPPISSSHRLRPRPHAPAWKDVPWGARRSHLGRRGLAIGIDIGGTKVAAGVVDAEGRVLAEARRSTPGADPRAVEHTIVELVEELSAGHRIASVGIGAAGWMDLDGGTVLFSPHLAWRNEPLRESLQKLLRRPVLLTNDADAAAWAEWRFGAGQGETRLVCVTLGTGIGGAMVMDGKVERGRYGVAGEFGHQIIFPGGHRCECGNRGCWEQYASGNALGREARQLVRTNSPEGRALLERAGGSADTLTGATITALALAGDATSRELLADQGEWLGLGLANLAAALDPGMFVIGGGLCDAGELLAGPARESFAKNLTGRGFRPMARIELAALGPRAGLIGAADLSRVSGRAHG from the coding sequence ATGCCCCCGATCAGTTCCAGCCACCGTCTCCGCCCCCGGCCGCACGCCCCTGCTTGGAAGGACGTTCCCTGGGGCGCCCGCCGCAGCCACTTGGGCCGGCGTGGCCTGGCCATCGGCATCGATATCGGTGGAACCAAGGTGGCCGCCGGAGTGGTGGATGCCGAGGGCCGGGTGCTGGCTGAAGCACGGCGTTCCACTCCCGGCGCCGACCCCCGGGCCGTGGAGCACACCATCGTTGAACTCGTGGAGGAGTTAAGCGCCGGGCACCGGATCGCCTCCGTGGGAATCGGGGCGGCAGGGTGGATGGACCTCGACGGCGGAACGGTCCTGTTCAGCCCCCATCTGGCATGGCGCAACGAACCTCTGCGCGAGAGCCTCCAGAAATTGCTGAGGCGTCCTGTGTTGTTGACCAACGATGCCGATGCTGCGGCGTGGGCGGAATGGCGTTTCGGCGCTGGCCAGGGCGAGACCCGGCTGGTGTGCGTCACCCTGGGTACCGGGATCGGTGGCGCCATGGTGATGGACGGAAAGGTGGAACGGGGCCGCTACGGAGTGGCCGGCGAGTTTGGCCACCAGATCATTTTCCCGGGTGGACACCGATGCGAGTGCGGTAACCGCGGGTGCTGGGAGCAGTACGCATCAGGAAATGCCCTGGGCCGGGAAGCGCGCCAACTCGTCAGGACCAATTCGCCCGAGGGTCGGGCCTTGCTGGAACGGGCCGGCGGTTCGGCTGACACCTTGACCGGAGCCACTATCACGGCACTGGCCCTTGCCGGTGACGCTACCTCCCGCGAGTTGCTGGCTGACCAAGGCGAGTGGCTGGGCCTTGGCCTCGCCAACCTCGCCGCAGCCCTGGACCCCGGAATGTTCGTGATTGGTGGAGGCCTGTGCGACGCCGGCGAGCTCCTGGCCGGCCCGGCCCGTGAGTCGTTCGCAAAGAACCTGACCGGCAGGGGATTCCGGCCCATGGCCAGAATCGAACTTGCCGCACTCGGCCCGCGGGCGGGCCTCATCGGGGCAGCTGACCTGTCACGGGTCAGTGGCCGCGCGCACGGCTAG
- a CDS encoding alpha/beta hydrolase, with translation MKILPDSSPFLSGWSGTGPRIGVVMSHGFTGSPHSVRPWAQHLAAAGYAVRLPLLPGHGTTWQDMARRSWREWHRAVDEAYLELAAECDYVFAAGLSMGGTLALRIAATRPVAGTVVVNPGMVLDDPRAVLVAALKYVVKTTPGVANDILKPDQDEGAYARTPVAAAHQLKKMYRDTAALLPRITAPVHVYRSTVDNVVSNASLEFLRSRVQAPVEVSYLHNSHHVATLDNDAPEIFAGTVDFIHRTMAAVAGPGASADKDTVNEQA, from the coding sequence ATGAAAATCCTTCCGGACTCTTCACCTTTCCTCAGCGGCTGGAGCGGTACTGGACCGCGTATTGGCGTGGTAATGTCCCATGGCTTTACCGGCAGCCCGCACAGCGTCAGGCCCTGGGCACAGCACTTGGCAGCAGCTGGATATGCGGTGCGATTGCCGCTCCTGCCGGGACACGGAACCACGTGGCAGGACATGGCCAGGCGCTCGTGGCGCGAATGGCACCGGGCCGTTGACGAGGCCTACCTGGAATTGGCAGCAGAATGCGATTACGTGTTTGCGGCCGGTTTGTCCATGGGCGGAACCCTCGCCCTGCGGATCGCGGCCACGCGCCCTGTGGCCGGCACAGTCGTGGTGAACCCCGGAATGGTCTTGGACGATCCCCGGGCGGTCCTGGTGGCAGCTCTCAAGTACGTGGTGAAGACCACCCCGGGCGTGGCCAATGACATCCTCAAACCGGACCAGGATGAAGGCGCCTACGCCCGCACCCCGGTGGCAGCGGCACACCAGCTCAAGAAGATGTACCGGGACACGGCCGCCCTGCTCCCCCGGATCACAGCTCCGGTCCATGTCTACCGCTCGACGGTTGACAACGTGGTGTCCAACGCGAGCCTCGAATTCCTCCGGTCCCGGGTCCAGGCGCCGGTGGAGGTCAGCTACTTGCACAACAGCCACCACGTGGCCACCCTGGACAACGACGCACCGGAGATTTTCGCGGGCACCGTCGACTTCATCCACCGGACCATGGCAGCAGTGGCCGGACCGGGAGCTTCCGCCGACAAGGACACCGTCAATGAACAGGCCTGA
- a CDS encoding alpha/beta hydrolase — protein MTEPLSPAAPVAFHYPGHGDNASIGVAICHGFTGSPLSVMPWAEYLAGQGFAVTVPLLPGHGTSWRDLATTRWQDWYKSFEESYLTLSATTEKCFVAGLSMGGAVALRVAALHDVPGLVLVNPGLSFYDRRVRYVGALKYVMRTTTPIEEDTPTPVVATEDGDYSKTPLQAVHELKKLFRRAAQGLPQVEAPALVFKSSKDGVIPPSSLATIEQRIASSRLKVVTLPRSGHVATLDVDATTIFEESARFFRQHAGDRVASESS, from the coding sequence ATGACGGAACCACTTTCCCCAGCGGCGCCGGTCGCTTTCCACTACCCCGGACATGGGGACAACGCGTCCATTGGTGTCGCCATCTGCCACGGTTTCACCGGGAGCCCCCTCAGCGTGATGCCGTGGGCTGAGTATCTGGCAGGGCAGGGCTTCGCAGTGACCGTGCCGCTCCTTCCCGGGCATGGGACCAGCTGGCGTGACCTCGCCACAACGCGCTGGCAGGACTGGTACAAGTCGTTCGAGGAGAGCTACCTGACGTTGAGTGCCACCACGGAAAAGTGCTTTGTGGCCGGACTGTCCATGGGCGGGGCTGTTGCCCTCCGCGTGGCCGCGCTGCACGATGTCCCGGGCCTGGTACTCGTCAATCCGGGCCTGAGCTTCTATGACCGCCGCGTCCGGTACGTCGGTGCGCTCAAGTACGTCATGCGCACCACTACCCCGATCGAGGAGGACACTCCCACGCCGGTTGTGGCCACAGAGGACGGAGACTACTCCAAGACGCCGCTGCAGGCGGTCCACGAACTGAAGAAGCTCTTCCGGCGGGCCGCCCAGGGACTTCCGCAGGTAGAGGCGCCCGCATTGGTGTTCAAGTCGTCCAAGGATGGCGTCATCCCGCCCAGCTCGCTGGCCACCATTGAGCAACGCATTGCTTCATCCCGCCTGAAAGTGGTGACCCTTCCGCGCAGCGGCCACGTTGCCACCTTGGACGTGGACGCCACTACAATTTTCGAGGAATCGGCCCGCTTTTTCCGTCAGCACGCCGGCGACAGAGTAGCCTCGGAGTCATCATGA
- a CDS encoding lysophospholipid acyltransferase family protein translates to MFYWVMKRIFLGPILKLLFRPWVKGLDNVPAEGAAILASNHLSFSDSIFLPLTVHRPVIFLAKSEYFTGKGLKGRLTALFFRLSNQLPMDRSGGAASEMSLKAGKDVLGSGGLLGIYPEGTRSPDARLYRGKVGVAKLALQTRVPVVPVAMIGTEKVQPIGKRLPSIRRIGIIIGQPLDFSEYYGMEEDRAVQRTVTDRIMNELMRLSGQEYVDEYAAVVKAQLAGKESPEKL, encoded by the coding sequence GTGTTCTATTGGGTCATGAAGAGGATCTTTCTGGGTCCCATCCTTAAACTCCTGTTCCGTCCATGGGTCAAAGGCCTGGACAACGTCCCGGCAGAGGGCGCCGCCATCCTGGCGTCCAACCACCTTTCCTTCTCCGATTCGATCTTCCTGCCGCTGACTGTCCACCGGCCGGTCATCTTCCTGGCCAAATCTGAATACTTCACAGGCAAAGGCCTCAAAGGCCGTCTGACTGCGCTGTTCTTCCGCTTGAGCAACCAGTTGCCCATGGACCGTTCCGGTGGAGCGGCTTCGGAGATGTCCCTTAAAGCCGGGAAAGATGTCCTGGGTTCCGGCGGGTTGCTGGGAATCTACCCGGAGGGCACACGGAGCCCAGACGCGCGGTTGTACCGGGGCAAGGTTGGCGTGGCCAAGTTGGCGTTGCAAACCCGGGTGCCGGTGGTGCCAGTGGCCATGATCGGCACGGAAAAGGTCCAGCCGATCGGCAAAAGACTCCCCAGCATCCGCAGGATCGGGATCATTATCGGGCAGCCGCTGGATTTCAGCGAGTACTACGGCATGGAGGAGGACCGGGCTGTCCAGAGGACCGTGACGGACCGCATCATGAACGAGCTGATGCGGCTCTCCGGCCAGGAATACGTGGACGAGTATGCCGCCGTGGTGAAAGCCCAATTGGCTGGAAAGGAATCCCCGGAGAAACTGTGA